Genomic window (Rathayibacter sp. VKM Ac-2760):
ACCGGACAACATCGCCGAGCTCCACTCCGCGCTGGAGAAGTTCGTCTCCAACGGCCGCCGGGTCGGATCCCGTCCCGCCGCCGCCGCTTCCGTGGCCTCGGCCTCGAAGAGCGACCCGAAGCAGCTGAAGGCGGTCCGCGAGTGGGCGAACGCCAACGGACACCAGGTGTCCGACCGCGGACGCATCCCGGCCGAGGTCCAGGCGGCCTACGCCGCCGCGCACAAGTAGAGCGCACCTCGACGTCGAAAGGCCCCCGCGATCCGTCGCGGGGGCCTTTCGCGTGCCGGCCGCGGAACACCACCGACGGCAGAAGCCGCGAGAAGCGCGCAAGCCCCCTAGAACGCAAGCCCCCTAGAACGCAAGGCCCCTAGAAGAGGCGCGTGTGCGAATCGTCGACGCCGCGCATCGACTCGTAGTCGAGGACGACGCAGCGGATTCCGCGGTCCTGCGCGAGGGTTCTGGCCTGCGGTTTGATCTCCTGCGCGGCGAACACTCCGGTGACCGGCGAGAGGTGCGGATCGCGATTCATCAGCTCGAGATAGCGGGTGAGCTGCTCGACTCCGTCGATCTCTCCGCGGCGCTTGATCTCGACCGCCACGGCCGCTCCCGAGGAATCCCGGGCGAGGATGTCGACCGGCCCGATCGCCGTCATGTACTCGCGGCGGACGAGGGTGTGACCCTCGCCGAGCAGATCGATCTGCTCGGCCAGGAGGCGCTGCAGATGCGCCTCGACGCCGTCCTTGATCAGGCCCGGGTCGACGCCGAGCTCGTGCGCCGAGTCGTGCAGGACCTCGTGGATCGAGACGACGAGGGCGTCGCCGGTCTTGCGGTGCGAGACGGTCCACTGCTCGAGCACGCCGGCCGCCCGGGCGTCCTCATCGGGTGCGCCGGTGCTGAGGGTGCAGGGCGGGCTCATCCAGTTCAGCGGCTTGTAGGAGCCGCCGTCCGAGTGCACGAGGACGCTGCCGTCGGCCTTGACCAGCAGCAGTCGGGTGGCGAGGGGGAGGTGGGCGCTGAGACGGCCGGTGTAGTCGACGGAGCAGCGCGCGATGACGAGACGCACCCGTCGAGGATACGGCGCGGCAGGACGCGGCTCCCGAGGAGGGGCGGGGCGCGGTGGCTCAGGCGGTCGCGGAGGGCCGGCGACGGCGCCCGATCGGCGGGGCGGGCGGGGCCGAGGCGAGGAAGGCGCGGAGGGCGATCGCGAACTCGGCCGGCGCCTCCCTCCACGGATAGTGCCCGCAGTCCTCGATCGCGGCCAGGCTGCCCTGCGGGAGGAGGTCGGTGAGCACGCTGAGGGGGCGGAAGCCGACGAACGGGTCGTCCTCGCCGCCGACGAGCACGACCGGGCAGGTGATCGCGGGGAGCGCCGCGCGCAGCGGCTCCGGGTCGAAGGGCGCGAAGAAGGCCTCGATGGCGTCCGGGTACCAGACGGCGGCGCTCTCGTAGGCGAGCGCCCGGTCGTCCCAGGTCGACCAGGCGAGCGGCGCGGCCCGCGGGTAGAGGGCGATCCGCCGCTCCGGGTCGCGCTCGTCGACGAGGAGCAGCGCGGCCTCGAGGGCGGAGTCGAACCAGGACTCGTGCCGGTGGCGCTCGGCGATGGTCGCGCGGTCGTCGTCGTGGATGCCGAGCCAGGCGGTGGCGGGGGCGACCAGCAGGAGGTGCGCGACCCGCTCCGGGGCGCTCGCGGCGAAGACGAGGGCGGTGCGGCAGCCGGTGGCGTGGGCGAGGAGGTCGAGGGCGGCGACGCCGAGGTGGACGCGGAGGTCCTCGATGTCCTCGGCGGCGTCGGCGAAGGAGCGCGGTGCGGCCGCCGCGGAGCCGCCGACGCCGCGGGGGTGCAGGACGAGCACGCGGTGCGTGCCGGCGACGGGCTCGAAGGCGCCGAGGTAGGCGGGGTGGCGGCCCGGACCGCCGGGGACGACGACGAGGGGCGGATGGTCGGGAGAGCCGAACTCGTCGGCGTGGAGCACGGCTCCGTCGCGCGCGGTGAACTGCACGGTGCACCCCTCTCCTGCCCCGGTGCCGATGGCGGGGCGGTCGTGATCGACTCCGGGTGCAGGGGAGTTCGGATCGCTTCAAGCCTAGGGGCGGGGGTCTCGATACGCCCCTTCGGGGCTGCTCGACCAGCGAGGGGGTCAGGCCATGCGGATCGTGTTGCCGGTGACGCGGCGGCCGGCGGGGGAGACGAGGAACGAGACGAGGTCGGCGACCTCGTCGGGGCGGGCGACGTCGAAGAAGGCGTCGTTCGCGGCGACGGCCTCGCGCACCTCGTCGGTGACCCAGCCGGTGTCGGTGACCGGGGGGTGCACGGCGTTGGCGGTCACTCCGAGCGGGCTGAGCTCGAGCGAGGCCGAGACGGTCCAGTTCACCAGGGCGGCCTTCGCGGCGCCGTAGGAGACCTCGCCGGGGAAGCCGCGCTCGCCGCCCGAGGTGAGGGTGACGATGCGGCCGCCGTGCCCGCCGCGGCGCTCCATCCGCTCGGCGAGCTCGGCGATCAGCAGGGCGCCGGCCCGGGCGTCGATGTCGAGCACGCGGTCGATGCTCGCCGCGTCGACCCGGCGCTGCGGGCGGCCCATCCAGTCGTTCTCGCGGGCACGGAAGGTGTCGATGACCGAGCCGGTGGCGTTGTGGACGAGGACGTCGACGGGACCGAGCGACTCCTCCGCCGCGTCGAAGAGCAGGACCGCGGACGCGGCGTCGCGCAGGTCGGCGGAGACGGCGCGGGCGCGCCCGCCGGCGGCGCGGATCCGCTCGGCCACCTGCTCGCCGTCGGTGCGGTGGGCGAGGCGCTGGCGCTCGGGTTCGTGCTCGGGCAGCTCCTCGGCGAGGAAGGCGACCAGCACGGCGAGGCCGTCGGCCGCGAGCCGCTCGGCGATCGCGGCGCCGATGCCGTGGTTGGCGCCGGTGACCAGGGCGACCCGGCGCTGCTCGACGCTCGGGGCGGTCACGCCGATGCTCCGTCGCGGGCCCGCTCGACGGCGGCCTTCTGCGGGCGGGCGGCGGGGGAGGCGAGTCCTGCGACCACGACGAGGGCGAGCACCAGGAAGAGCGCGTTGAGCAGCCCGAAGCTCTGGCCGAGGAAGCCGATCGCGGGCGGGCCGACCAGGAAGGCGACGTAGCCGAGCATCGCCACGGCGCTGACGCGGGCGGCGGAGTGCGGGCCCTCGGCGGCGGCGGACATGCCGACTGGGAAGCCGAGCGAGCAGCCCAGACCCCAGGCGACCGCTCCGACGATCACGAGGGCGTCGACCGGGGCGAGGATGAAGAGCAGGATGCCGGCGATGGCGAGGCCCGCCGAGACGCGCAGCACGGGCACGCGGCCGAAGCGGTCGAGCACCGGGCCGCCGAGCACGCGGCCGACGGTCATCGCCGCGACGAAGACGCCGAAGACGACGGCGGCGGTGGTCTTGTCGGTGCCGTGGCCGTCGACCATCGCGAGGGTCAGCCAGTCGTTCGCCGATCCCTCCGCGAAGGCCATGCCCAGCATGATCAGGCCGATCAGCACCAGCCGGCCGTCGCGCCAGACGCCGAGCGAGGCGGCGACGCGCTCGCGGACCGGGGCCTTCACGACGGTCGCGACGCCCGCGGTGTCGAGCTCGTCGCGGACGGGGACGAAGCGGATCGCGACGGAGACGGTCGCCACCACGACGACGGCGACACCGCAGAGGTGCGCGGCGACCGGGACGGCGAGCGCGGAGGCGGCGGCGCCGAGGATCGCGCCGAGGACGGTGCCGAGGCTGAAGAAGGCGTGGAAGAGCGGGAGCAGGGTCTTGCCGAAGGCCTTCTCGTTCGCGGCGCCCTCGACGTTCATCATCACGTCGACCGCGCCGTTACCGAAGCCCAGCAGCACCATGCCCGCGAACGCGAGCGGGAGGGCGCCGAACGCGTCGGCCGCGAGACCGAGGATCGCCAGACCGGAGGAGCAGACGATCAGCCCGGCGACCATGCCGCGGCGGGCGCCGAGGATCGACATGATCGCGGTGGAGAGGCTGAGGCCGACGATCGCGCCGATCGACATCGACAGGATCAGCAGGCCGACGCCCGAGGTCTCGAGCCGCAGCTCGTCGCGGATGGCGGGGGTGCGCGACACCCAGGTCGCGATGGAGAGGCCGCTCAGGACGAAGATCGTGAAGACGGCGTTCCGCCAGGCGACGAGCTGCGGGCGGGTGAGGGCGGAGGTCGAGGTCATGCGGTGTCCTGGCTGATCACGGTGGTCGGACGCTGTCGAATCGATTCGATCCGGGCCGGTCTAAGCTATCCGGAACGCCCGGACCGGTCAAGGACGGGTCGCCGCGCGCCGGCCCGGGCCGACGGCCCGGGGAAGCAGGAGGAGCACCGTGGAGTCCAGCAGCACCGGAACGCGGACGCCGCGCCCGACCCTCGCGCGGGTCGCGAGCCGGGCGGGGGTGTCGCCCTCGACCGCCTCCCTCGTCTTCAGCGGCGCCGGGCCGGTCTCGAGCGCGACGCGGGAGCGCGTGCTGCTCGCCGCCGCCGAGCTCGACTACGCGGGTCCGGATCCGCGGGCGCAGTCGCTGCGGCGCGGGCGCTCGGGCATCGTCGGCGTGGTCGTCGACGAGCGGGTGCTGCACGCTTTCCGCGACCCGATCAAGATCGCGATGCTCGACGGCATCGCGGACGTCCTCGGCGGGGCCGACGCGGGCATCCTGCTGCTGACCGAGACCGAGGG
Coding sequences:
- a CDS encoding MFS transporter — protein: MTSTSALTRPQLVAWRNAVFTIFVLSGLSIATWVSRTPAIRDELRLETSGVGLLILSMSIGAIVGLSLSTAIMSILGARRGMVAGLIVCSSGLAILGLAADAFGALPLAFAGMVLLGFGNGAVDVMMNVEGAANEKAFGKTLLPLFHAFFSLGTVLGAILGAAASALAVPVAAHLCGVAVVVVATVSVAIRFVPVRDELDTAGVATVVKAPVRERVAASLGVWRDGRLVLIGLIMLGMAFAEGSANDWLTLAMVDGHGTDKTTAAVVFGVFVAAMTVGRVLGGPVLDRFGRVPVLRVSAGLAIAGILLFILAPVDALVIVGAVAWGLGCSLGFPVGMSAAAEGPHSAARVSAVAMLGYVAFLVGPPAIGFLGQSFGLLNALFLVLALVVVAGLASPAARPQKAAVERARDGASA
- a CDS encoding Lsr2 family protein, giving the protein MAQKITLVDDIDGTPIDSGDGGTVRFSIDGANYEIDLGPDNIAELHSALEKFVSNGRRVGSRPAAAASVASASKSDPKQLKAVREWANANGHQVSDRGRIPAEVQAAYAAAHK
- the nucS gene encoding endonuclease NucS gives rise to the protein MRLVIARCSVDYTGRLSAHLPLATRLLLVKADGSVLVHSDGGSYKPLNWMSPPCTLSTGAPDEDARAAGVLEQWTVSHRKTGDALVVSIHEVLHDSAHELGVDPGLIKDGVEAHLQRLLAEQIDLLGEGHTLVRREYMTAIGPVDILARDSSGAAVAVEIKRRGEIDGVEQLTRYLELMNRDPHLSPVTGVFAAQEIKPQARTLAQDRGIRCVVLDYESMRGVDDSHTRLF
- a CDS encoding alpha/beta hydrolase; the encoded protein is MQFTARDGAVLHADEFGSPDHPPLVVVPGGPGRHPAYLGAFEPVAGTHRVLVLHPRGVGGSAAAAPRSFADAAEDIEDLRVHLGVAALDLLAHATGCRTALVFAASAPERVAHLLLVAPATAWLGIHDDDRATIAERHRHESWFDSALEAALLLVDERDPERRIALYPRAAPLAWSTWDDRALAYESAAVWYPDAIEAFFAPFDPEPLRAALPAITCPVVLVGGEDDPFVGFRPLSVLTDLLPQGSLAAIEDCGHYPWREAPAEFAIALRAFLASAPPAPPIGRRRRPSATA
- a CDS encoding SDR family NAD(P)-dependent oxidoreductase codes for the protein MTAPSVEQRRVALVTGANHGIGAAIAERLAADGLAVLVAFLAEELPEHEPERQRLAHRTDGEQVAERIRAAGGRARAVSADLRDAASAVLLFDAAEESLGPVDVLVHNATGSVIDTFRARENDWMGRPQRRVDAASIDRVLDIDARAGALLIAELAERMERRGGHGGRIVTLTSGGERGFPGEVSYGAAKAALVNWTVSASLELSPLGVTANAVHPPVTDTGWVTDEVREAVAANDAFFDVARPDEVADLVSFLVSPAGRRVTGNTIRMA